A window of the Pyxidicoccus trucidator genome harbors these coding sequences:
- a CDS encoding TetR/AcrR family transcriptional regulator, with the protein MAKKKRLSAADRRVQLMEVGRGVFASHGYEATSIEEVAQQAGVSKPIVYEHFGAKEGLYAAIVDREMDDLVARMSESISQGTPRERFEAAVLAFMTYAKEEPAGFAVLTRDSPLATARRGLTRVIDDLAQRVGDIFRSEFERAGYNPKVAPIYANALVGMVTQVGQWWAAEGRGFSIDHVARHVAALGWMGLRHLPKDPDSPGARQGTKRRG; encoded by the coding sequence TTGGCGAAGAAGAAACGACTTTCGGCCGCCGACCGCCGGGTCCAACTGATGGAGGTCGGGCGAGGGGTCTTCGCCTCGCATGGCTACGAGGCGACCTCCATCGAGGAGGTTGCCCAGCAGGCGGGCGTGTCGAAGCCCATCGTCTACGAGCACTTCGGCGCGAAGGAGGGCCTCTACGCGGCCATCGTGGACCGGGAGATGGACGACCTGGTGGCGCGCATGTCGGAGAGCATCTCCCAGGGCACGCCCCGCGAGCGCTTCGAGGCGGCGGTGCTGGCCTTCATGACGTACGCCAAGGAGGAGCCCGCGGGCTTCGCGGTGCTCACCCGCGACTCACCCCTGGCCACCGCGCGCCGGGGCCTGACGCGCGTCATCGACGACCTGGCCCAGCGGGTGGGTGACATCTTCCGCAGCGAGTTCGAGCGCGCCGGCTACAACCCCAAGGTCGCCCCCATCTACGCGAATGCGCTGGTGGGCATGGTGACGCAGGTGGGCCAGTGGTGGGCCGCCGAGGGCCGCGGCTTCTCCATCGACCACGTGGCACGCCACGTCGCGGCGCTCGGGTGGATGGGGCTGCGGCACCTGCCCAAGGACCCGGACTCGCCCGGAGCGCGCCAGGGCACGAAGCGGCGCGGCTGA